AAATTACTTAACATCTCTTTTAAACATAATATTTTTTCAGTTATTCTATTTTTACTTTTTCTTAATTCATCAATTCTTTTATCTATATCATAAATTTTTTCTTCTAAAAACTCTATATTTTTAGTTGGATTTTTTACTTTAATATAATTTTTTATTTCTTCTAAAGAAAACCCTGCTTCTTTTAAAGTTAT
The genomic region above belongs to Cetobacterium somerae ATCC BAA-474 and contains:
- a CDS encoding MerR family transcriptional regulator, with translation MKNRYKISELAKLANISKQTLIFYHKKDILVPEYVDEVNGYRYYSNSQIWDLFFIITLKEAGFSLEEIKNYIKVKNPTKNIEFLEEKIYDIDKRIDELRKSKNRITEKILCLKEMLSN